The genomic segment ACAACGTCGTGCTGGTCGAACACGCGTTGACCGGGGACTCCCACGTCACCGGCCCGGCCGGTCCCGGCCATCCCTCCCCCGGCTGGTGGGAGGGCATGGTCGGACCGGGTGCGCCGCTGGACACCGGCCGCTGGTGCGTGCTGGCCGCGAACGTCCTCGGCGGCTGCCGCGGCAGTACCGGCCCGTCCTCGCTCGCGCCGGACGGAAAGCCCTGGGGCGCACGGTTTCCGATCGTCACCATCCGCGACCAGGTGACCGCCGAACAGCGGCTTGCCGAGCTGCTGGGCATCGAGCGGTTCGCCGCGGTGGTCGGCGGTTCGATGGGCGGGATGCGCGTGCTGGAATGGATCATCGATGCGCCGCACCGGGTTTCGGCGGCGCTGGTGCTGGCGGTCGGGGCGCGGGCCACCGCCGATCAGATCGGTACGCAGAGCACCCAGATCGCCGCGATCACCGCCGATCCCGACTGGCAGGGCGGCGATTACCACGGCACCGGGCGAATACCGCTGTCCGGCATGGGAATCGCGCGCCGCATCGCACATCTCAGCTATCGTGCGGAGGCCGAACTCGACCACCGCTTCGGCAACGCCGTCCACGGCGACGACCGTCCGGCCGCGCGCGGCCGCTACGCGGTGGACAGCTATCTGGCCCATCAGGCCGCGAAGTTGAACGCCCGCTTCGATCCCGGCAGCTATGTGGCGCTCACCGAGGCGATGAACCGCCACGACGTGGGCCGCGGCCGCGGCGGGATCCCGGCGGCGCTCGCCTCCTGCCCGGTGCCGGTGCTGGTGGCCGGAATCGACTCCGACCGGCTGTATCCGGTGCGCACCCAGGCGGAACTGGCTGCGGCACTGCCGCAATGCGCCGGGTTCGAGGTGATCGGCTCGCACGACGGCCACGACGGCTTCCTCACCGAGATCGACCGGGTCGGCGCGCTGGTGCGCACGGTACTGTCCCTGAGCGCGGCAACGGCCTGAGCGCTCCGGTTCATCGCGCGCTCCAGCCGCCGTCCATCACGTACGAGGAGCCGGTCACCATGCCCGCGTGCGCCGACGACAGCCAGACCACCAGCGCCGCAACCTCTTCCGGTTCGATCAGGCGTTTGATCGCGCTCTCGGTGAGCAGCACCCGCGCCAGCACCTCCTGCTCCGGAATGCCGTGCGCCTCGGCCTGTTCGGCGATCTGCTTGTCCACCAGCGGGGTCCGGACGTAGCCCGGATTCACACAGTTGCTGGTGACCCCGCGCGCGCCGCCTTCGAGGGCCGTCACCTTCGACAGCCCCTCGAGCGCGTGTTTGGCGGTCACGTACGCGGACTTGAACTCCGAGGCGCGCAGCCCGTGCACCGAGGAGATGTTCACGACCCGCCCGAAGCCCTGCCCGTACATGTGCGGCAGGGCGGCCCGGATCAGCAGGAACGGCGCTTCCACCATGAGCGCCAGCATGTTCCGGAAACGGGCGGGCGGGAACCGTTCCAGCGGGCCGACCGTCTGCACGCCCGCGTTGTTGACCAGGATGTCCACCTCGAGCCGCAACTCCTCCAGGGCCGTCACGTCGAGCAGGTCCACCTCCCAGGGCTTTCCGCCGATCTCCCGGGCCACCGCCACGGCGGCGGCCCCGTCGATGTCGGCGACGGTGACGGCGACCCCGGCGGCGGCGAGCGCGCGAGCGCAGGCCGCCCCGATCCCGCTGCCGCCGCCGGTCACCAGGGCGGAACGTCCGGCCGTCGCACTCATTTCGCGACGACCTCGGTGAATTCCACCGGGGCGGGCTCGATCCGGTCCAGGGCCGCCAGATCCGCGCCGCGGGTCTCCCGCACGAATCCCACGGCCACCAGGGTCACGACGGCGGCGCCGGCCAGATACCAGGCGATCGGCACGTAGGTCCCGTACGTGTCCAGCAGTTTCACCGCGATGATCGGCGCCAGCGAACCCGCGACGATCGAGGTCACCTGATAACCCAGGGACACACCGGAATACCGCATCCGGGTCGGGAACATCTCGGCCATGATCGCCGGCTGCGGCGCGTACATGAAGGCGTGGAACACCAGCCCCACGATGATCGCGGCCATGATCACCGGTTTGTGCCCGCTGTTCATCATCGGGAACGCGAAGAAGCCCCACGTGGCCGTGGCCAGCGCCCCGAACAGATAGACCGGCCGCCGTCCGATCCGATCGGACAACCGGCCCACCAGCGGGATCACGACGAAATGCACCGCGTGCGCGGCCAGCAGCCACCACAGGATCACCTTGGTGTCGGCCTTCACGTGCACCTTGAGATAGGTGATCGAGAACGTGACCACCAGGTAGTACATGATGTTCTCGCCGAACCGCAGCCCCATCGCGGTGAACACCCCGCGCGGATACCGCCGCAGCACCTCCAGCGCGCTGAACGAGGCGTCCCGGATCCGCTCCGCATCCCGTTGTGCCGCAACGAAGATCGGCGCGTCGGTAACCTTGGTGCGGACGTAGTAGCCGATCAGCACCACCACCGCCGACAACCAGAACGCCACCCGCCAACCCCAGGCCAGGAACGCCGCGTCGGACAGGGTCGATGTCAGCACCAGCAGCACGACGGTCGCGAGCATATTGCCCGCCGGCACCCCCGCCTGCGGCCAACTGGCCCAGAACCCGCGGCCCCGGGCCGGACTGTGCTCGGCGACCAGCAGCACCGCCCCGCCCCACTCCCCGCCGACGGCGAACCCCTGCAGGAATCGCAGGATCACCAGCAGCGCGGGCGCCAGATAGCCGACCTGGTGATAGGTCGGCAGACAGCCCATCAGGAATGTGGAGACGCCCACCAGCACCAGGCTGACCTGCAACAGCGACTTGCGTCCGTACCGATCGCCGAAGTGCCCGAACACGATTCCGCCGATCGGCCGGGCCGCGAACCCGATGGCATAGGTGATGAACGCGTCCAGCACCGCGTCCAGATCACTGCCGCCCTTGGCGAAGAACACCTTGCTGAACACCAGCGTCGCCGCCGTGCCGTAGAGGAAGAACTCGTACCACTCGACGACCGTCCCGGCCATCGAGGCGGCCACCACCGTCCGCAGCCCGCGGGTGCCGGAATCGTCTGCCCGCGCTGCGTTGCGCACCCTCATCAGAACTCCTTCTCGACCGGGAGCCGTGCCCGAAGATGTGACGCCTCCCACATTTACCTGGTCGGATCCGAGTATCAATGCAGATGTTCGCCGGTAACAATGCCCAATTCCGCACCGGATATCTGCGAAAATGCAGAAGTGATCACCAGTCCCTCGCCGGCCCGCCGACCCAGCCCCGACGACCTGCTGGTCCTGCTGGCGGTGGGCCGCACCGGCCGCTTCGTCTCCGCCGCAGAGGAACTCGGCATCAACCACACCACCATCTCCCGCCGCGTCGCCGCCCTGGAACAAACCCTCGGCGGCCGCGTGCTGACCCGGGTCACCGGCGGCTGGGAACTCACCGACCTCGGCCGCGAGGCGCTGACCGCGGCCGAGGCGGTCGACGCCGCGGTCCGATCCCTGACCACCGACGCCACCGGCGCCCGCATCCTCGAGGGTGTGGTCCGGATCTCCGCCACCGACGGCTTCAGCGCCTATATCGCCGCCCCCGCCGCGGCCGGCGTCCAGCGCCGCCACCCGCGCGTCGCCGTCGAGATCATCACCGCCACCCGCCGGGCCTCCACCCAGCGTTCGGGCCTGGATCTCGAGGTGGTGGTGGGCCGTCCGAAGGTGCACCGTGCGATCGCGACCCCGCTCGGCGACTACTGCCTCGGCCTCTACGGCTCCCGCGACTACCTCGCCGCCCACCCCGCTCCCACCGGCATCGACGATCTGGCCCGCCACCCCCTGGTCTACTTCATCGAGTCGATGCTCCAGGTCGACGACCTCGACCTGGCCTCCAGTTTCGCCCCCGCGATGCGCGAATCCGTCTCGTCCACCAACGTTTTCGTCCACGTCGAGGCCACCCGCGCCGCCGCCGGGCTCGGCCTGCTCCCCTGCTTCATGGCCGACCGCCACCCCGATCTGATCCGGGTCCTCCCCACCGAGGTCGCGGTCCGCCTCACCTACTGGCTCGTCGGCCGTCCCGAAACCCTGCGCCGCCCCGAGGTTTCCACCGTCGTCGAGGCCCTCCACACCACCGTGCGGGAGCACGCCGACGCGCTACTGGGCATCCGGGACTGACACCGGACCGCACGGTCAGCGCCGGGCCGCCGCGTATCGCGCGTAGCAGGCGAGGTGGGCGGCGGCGGCCCGGTCCCAGTCGTAGCCGCGGGCGACGGTGCGGCCGTGGATGATCCGGACGGGGTCGCGGTGCAGGGCACGGGACATGGCGGCGGCCGCCGCCGGTGCGTTCGCGGCGTATTCGACCGTGTCGCCGAAGACTTCGCGCAGGACCGGGAGATCCCGTGCGACGACCGGAATCCCGGCGGCGAGGGCCTCCATCGCGGCCAGGCCGAAGCCCTCCTTCGTGGACAGGAACGGGAGCACGGTGGCGGCGGCCATCAGGGCGGGCAGGTCGGGGTGCGGGACCGGGCCGAGGACGATCGGGTTCAGGCCGAGTTCGGTTGCGCGGGTGTCGAATCGGGCTCGATAGTCGCGGTAGTCGAAGAGGGTCTCGCCCCCGGCGAAGACCAGGCTCAGGTCCGGGTGCTCACGGGCCAGGATCGCGAAGGACTCCAGCAGATCCAGGCTGCCCTTGCGGGGTTCGATGCCGCCGACGGCCAGCACGTAGCGGCCCAGGCGTTCCCACCAGGCGGCGCGAGCCGGTGCCGCGGCGGGACCGGCCGCGGCGGCGAAGCGGTCGTATTCGACACCGTTGGGAATCACGGTGGGCCGCAGGCCCCAGCCCGCCTCGACCTCCGCCGCGACCGCGGCCGAGACGCAGATCCGCGCGTACGGCTGGACCACCGCGCGATCGTGACAGCGGGCCAGTTCCGGGGTGGTGAACCGGTCCAGGTGGTGGATGGTGCGCACGCAGTGCGGGACGGCGTTGGCGCTGATGCAGTCCTGGGCGTGCGCGATGTCGTAGTCGTGGGCGGGAAAAGCGTAGTGCAGCAGCGATATCGAGCGGAGGATCCGCGGACCCACCGGTTCCCCCTCGATCGGCGGGAACGGGACCACCCGGACCGTCACCGCCGGATCCACCGGGCGGAAGAACGCGTCGTCACCGCCGCGGCCCAGGGTCCACACCGTCACGTCGGTCCCGGCGCGCGCCAGCGCCTCGGCCAGGTTCAGGGTGTGCACCACGCCGCCACGGGGTTTCGTGGAGTAGGTCAGTAGCGCGATCCGCATCAGTGGGCGCCCTTCTCGCTGGTGAGGTTGTGATAGGCGTCGGTGCGGCGTTCCTCGAGGTGCCGCAGCACCCGCCGGGCCCTCGCGACCTCGGCGTCCACGTCGACATCGCAGACCGCCAGCCCGCCCTTGGACCAGGTCCGGGCCAGGATCTCCCCGCCCGGACCGACCACCTTCGCCTGCCCGAGGAACCGCAGACTGCCCGTCACGCCGGTCTGATTGGACGAGACCAGCACCACCTGGTTCTCGGCGGCGCGGGCCTGGTCGTAGAGGTCGAACAGGCGCGCCTGCCGGTCGTTCGGCATCCGGGAGGCCCGATCGGTGATGCTGGCGGGCCACGCCGACAGGGCCGCGATCACCCGCGCGCCGTCCAGGGCGAGGGTGCGCGCGGACTCCGGGAAGGTCTTGTCGTAGTCGATCAACATGCCCAGCCGACCGACGGGAGTATCGAAGGCGGAGAAGCGATCTCCCGCCGCATAGGCCAGATGTTCACCGGCCGGCTGATGCACCTTCCGGTGGCGGCCCAGCACCCCGTCGCCGGTGAGGCAGACCGCCGCGTTGTAGCGCAGGTCGCCCGCGCGCTCGGCGTAGCCGACGCACACCACCATGTCACCCGCGGTGCGGCACAACAGCCGGATCTCCGGCCCGTCCGGATCGAGCGCCTCCGGGCCCGATGCCGGATCCGGGTGGCGCAGATCGCCGATGTAGCCGCCGAGTGTGGCGTCCGGCAGCACCAGCAGATTCACGCCGTCGGCGGCCAGCCGCTCGATGATGGCGGCCAGCTTGTCCAGCGAACGGGCGATGTCGGCGCCGAAATGTGCTGCCACGGCGGCGATTCGGATGGTGGTCATGCCGCAGGCGCTCAGGCGGCGGCGGTTTCGCGGGCGGACACCGCGATCCGGTCGGCGAGATGTCCGGCGTCGCGGGCGATCGCGGCGAAACGACCGGAACCCCAGGTGTGCAGCCAGGGCAATCCCAGGAAGTAGAGCCCGGGTACGGCCGTGACCCCGCGGCGATGACACGGATGCCCCGCGCCGTCGAAGACACCGGCGCGTAGCCAGCGGTAGTCGGTCCGGAAACCCACCGACCACAACACCGTCGTGATGTCGTGCGCCCCGAGGTCGATCGCGGGGATCTCCTGTTCGGGCCGCCACACCGGGACGTACCGCGGCTCGGTGGGCGCGTCGATACCGGATCGCGCGATGTAGGCGTCGATCGAATCCTTGATGCCCTCGGCGACCGCGTCGGCGGCGTCCAGGGATCGTTGCAGCGTCGGCGCGAAATGTGCCTGCTCACTGTGGAAGTCGATCATCCGGCCGTACAGGGCCATACCCTCCAGCGCGAATCGGCGCAGGTCGATGTCGCGGCCGCCGTCGCGGCCGGTGACGTAGTGGTTGGTGTTCTCCCGGCGGGCCAGCCCGCCGGGCTGGTCCTCGACGGGAATGTCGTAGTGCCCCATGTCCTGCAGCCACGCCACACAGTCCCGCCCCCGGTAGAACCGGGCGACCCGCGGCGCGTCGCCGGCGGCCAGATGCACCTGCCGGCCCGCGAGATGCAGGTCCTCGGCGATCTGCGCGCCCGACTGCCCGGTCCCGACGACCAGCACCGCACCCGGCGGCAGCGCGTCCGCGCTGCGGTACTGCGCGGAGTGCAGCTGGGTGACGGTGGCCGGGAGCCGCTCGGCGAACCGCGGCACCGTCGGCACGTGGTAGCCGCCGACCGCGACCACCACCTGATCGCAATGCACCGGGCCCGAGGAGGTTTCGACATCGAAACCGGACGCGGCCGGAGTGACCGCGGTGACCGCCACGTGTTCGCGCACCGGCGGATCGAAGGTGTCGGCGTAGCCGCGCACCCACCGATAGATCTCGTCGCGCGGCATGAAGCCGTCCGGGTCGGGGCCCTCGTAGCGATAGCCGGGCAGTACGCACTGCCAGTTCGGGGTGACGAGAGTGAAGTTGTCCCAACGACCGTCGCGCCACTCGTGCGCGATCGTGTCGCGTTCCAGCACCACGTGATCGATACCCCGGTCGGCCAGGTGCCGGCTCATCGCCAGTCCGGCTTGGCCCGCGCCGATCACCACCACCTGCCGATGCTCAGGCATGAGCGGTCTCCCGTTCCGGTCGTCCCACCACGCCGTAGCGCTGTACGACGCTGCCGTACACCTCGGGCCGGCGGTCGCGCAGGTTGTACATGCCGCCGTCGCGGGCCAGCCGCAGCGCCTCGGCGACATCGACTGTGGCCGTTGTCAATCCGGGGGCCGTGCCGGTGGTGGCGAGTACCTCGCCGCCCGGCCCGACGATCTTCGCGCTGCACACGAAGCGCAGCGAGCCGAACCGGCCCGCCTGATTGGCGGCCACCCAGATCACCTGGTTCTCCACCGCGCGGGCCCGGTCGAAGATGTCGAAACGCTGGGTCCAGCGGTCGTCTTCGAGGCGTTCGGCGGCGGCGGTGCGGGCCGTCGGCCACGCCGATACCGAGGCGATGATCTCGGCGCCGTCGAGCGCCAGGCCGCGCGCGGCCTCCGGGAAGGCCTTGTCGTAGCAGATCTGCATACCCATCCGGCCGATCGGGGTGTCGAACCCCCGATACTCGGAACCGGCCGCGTAGCAGAGGTTTTCGCCGAGCGGCTGATGCACCTTGCGGTACGAGCCCAGGATGCCGTCACCGGTGAGGGTGACCGCGGCGTTGTAGCGGGTGTCGCCGTCGGCCTCGCAGAAACCCAGGGTCACCACGAGATCCCCGGCGAGCGCGGCGATCCGGCGCAGTTCCGGCCCGTCCAGGGCCAGCGCCGGTGGCAGACTGCGCAGCCGCCGCGCCCGCGCCTCCTCGCTCTCGTCGGTGCCGCCGAGGCTGGTCAGATAGCCGCCGAGGCAGGCCTCGGGCAGGACCAGCAGGTGGCTGCCGCGGGCACGCGCCTCGTCGATCAACGCGCCGATGGTGTGATAGCACTGCTCCAGGTCGCGGCCGAATTCGGCGGCGGCGACGGAGATGACGGTCTCGCTCATGATTCTCCCAATCCGGTGACGGTGCCGGGCACCGCGTCGGTGACGGCCCCGTCGGGCCAGCGCAGGACGACTCCCGGTGTGGCGGTGAGGGTTCCGCACACCGCCGAGGTCGCCGGGCCGGGATCGGCGATGCGCGCGCCGGGACGATCGGCGGTGAGCATCGCGAAACCCGGGAAACAGGTGAGCCAATCGGCCACCGCGGCGCCGGCCGGCCGCGGCACCCGGGCCACCTCCAGTTCGGCGCCCACGCCGGACGCCTCGGCCAGCATCCCCACGGTGCCGGCCAATCCCGCCATACTGACGTCCTTGGCGGCGGCCGGCGCCGTGGCGGCGACGAAGCCGCCCAGGGCCCGCAGTTCGGGCCCGCTGCGGGAGGTCGTCGAATCCCATTGACGGCCTTGATATCCGGGCCGCCAGCGACCGCCGAGGTCCGCGGTCACCCGCAGTTCGTGACCGGCGCGGCCGCCGCCGCCGGGAACCGGCCGGTCGGTGCGGCCCAGCGCGGTGACCGACAGCGCGGCCGGCACGCCGAGCTGGGTGTGACCGCCGAGCACCGGAACGTCCCAGGCGCGAGCGCCTTCCGCCAGCCCGCGCAGGATCCGGGTCAGCAGGGAGGCGGTGGGCGCGCCGACCGCGTCCAGCAGCCCGGCCGGTGTCGCGCCCATCGCGGCCAGATCGTTCAGGTTGACCAGCACCGCGCACCAGCCCGCCCACTCCGGATCCCGTTCCACCATGGCCGGGATGATGGCGTCACAGGCCGCGATGAGGTCCGAGCCGGGTACCGGTGCACCGTCGTCGCCGCGGAATCCGCTGCCGCCGAACGCCTTCGGATGTCCGTCCAGGACCGCCAGCGCGGACCCGAGCGCCGCCTTGGTGCTGTGGGCCAGCCGCCGGATGCGGTCGATCGGCCATCGCATCCGGGCATGCGGCGCCCCGCCGATCACGCAGTCGCCCAGCCGATTCCAGCCCAGCTGCGCGAACATCGGTTCGTGCGCGGCCTGTACGGTCGCCTCGAAGCGCAGCACGCCGCTGCCCTCGGCATGCGCGCAGGCCGCGCGGACCAGCGCCGGGCCGAGGCCCCGGGTGCGACGGGCCGGATCGACCACCAGCCGGCTGCCGGTCCACCACCCCAGATCCGGGTCGGTCGCCGGGGCGAGCCGCACCCCGCCGAGGACGGTACCGTCCGCGGTGGCCGCGACCAGCACCACCGTGCGGGGATCGTCGTCGAGATCGTCGGCGTCACTACCCGCGAACAGGCCCTGTTCCACGACGAAGGCCGACCGCCGCAGGTTCCGGTAGGCCGTCAGGTCCCGGGCGTCGGCGGGCCGGATCAGGTACTCCGGCGCCGCCGTGGGCTGCCCGGACAGCAGGCAGCGATCCACCCGCTGGGCCGCACCCGGACCCGCACTCCACCAACCGGTTTCGGCCGTCGCGGCGATCCGTGTCGTCCGCATGTCAGCCGCCCAGGCTCGGCAGCGCGCTGCACGCGCCGCACGCCGCGCAGCCGGCCTTCTGCCCGGCGCCGGCCATCCCGGCCCGGCGCAGCGCCGCGGCCACCCGGGCGGTCACGTCGGCGAGCAGCTGTGGTGCCGGCGCCTGCGCGCCGTCGGCATCGACCGCGAGGGTGCCCGCCAGCGGCCGGAACGGCACCACGAACGGATACACCCCCATCGCGATGAGTTCCTCGGCGCCGGTGACCAATTCGTCCGGATCCTCACCGAGCCCGACGAGCAGATAGGTGGACACCTGGTTGCGGCCGAACAGCCGCACCGCCTCGGCCCAGGCCGCCCGGTATTCCGACAGCGGCACGGTCGATTTGCCCGGCATCCACCGGGCGCGCACCCGGTCGTCCAGCGACTCCACGTGGATACCGATGGAATCGGCGCCCGCGGAACGCAATTCGGCCAGCGCGATCGGATCTCCGGGCGGTTCGCACTGCACCTGGATCGGCAGCTCCGGCACCGCCGCACGCACCGCCCGCACACAGCGGGCCAGATGCCGTGCGCCCCGGTCCTTTCCGGCGGAGGTACCGGTGGTCATCACCAGCTGCCGGACCCCGTCGAGGCGGACCGCCGCCGCGGCCACCTCGGCCAGTTGCTCCGGCCGCTTCACCGCGACGGTGTTCCCCGCGGTCAGCGACTCCTCGATGGAACAGAACCGGCAGCGCTGATCGGCGGCATAGCGCACGCAGGTCTGAACCACGGTGGTGGCCAGCACATCCGCGCCGTGTAGCCGGGCGATCTGCTCGTAGGCGACGCCGTCGGCGGTGCGCAGATCGTAGAAGCGCGGGCGGCGTACCGGTTCGACGGCGATACCGAGGTCCGCACCGTCGAGCAGCAGCCGGTCACCGCGGATCTCGTAGGGGCTGTCGGCCCGGATCGGCAGTGCCGCACCGACTCCGCCGAGCAGCACATGGCCGTCGTCGCTCGGCCCGGCACCGGCGCGCCGCCGCACCGGTACCTCGACACGTATCCCGCGCAGCGCCAGGTCCACGCGGGTGGACACCTCGGTCATCGTCCTACACCTGATACGTGGAGTTGATGATGGCGCCCTTGCGCGCGTAGTGGATCAGCGCGTCCTGCACGTCCAGCGGATGCGCCGGGACGACGCCCTCGATCAGATCCTCCTCGCGCGCACCGTGCAACGCCAGCCCGAACCGGCAGGCGAACACCGTGCCACCCTCCTTGATGAACGTGCTCAACGCGTCGTTGATGTTCTGCTCACCCGGGAAGCCGGCGTCACCGGTGGTGGGGAATCCGCGGTTGGCGATGCAGTTGATCGCGCCCGGCCCGTAGAAGTAGATGGCGGACTCGAAACCCTTGCGCAGCGCGCGGGTCGCCTGCAGGACCGCCACGAAACTCACCGACGATTCGTGCGCGATGCCGTGCACCAGGGTGAAATAGGTCTCGCCGGCCTCGGCCCGGTAGTCCGGGAAGATCTTGGTGCCGCCGTAGATGTTGGTGCCCTTCGGCAGTGCCGGATGCGGAATCTCCGCAAGGGATTTCGCGATGTTCTCCTCGATCAGCCGGTCGATGTCGGCGGTCGGTTCGGCGGGTGCGGACATGTCTCACTCCTGGATACGTGGCGATGGGGCCGATGGATGGCGCTCGATCCCGGCTGCCACCGGGTCCGGCGATGTATCCAGTGCACGCCCGGCGTGTTTCCGGATGGTCACGTCCGGAATAATTGGCGATAGCGGAGAGTTCACCGCCGTGACGATCTTCGCGAGGGCCGTAATCTGTTGCGGCACAAGCAATCCGGTGCCATATGCACCCGCCGCGCCACCGGTGCACTCGAATTCGATTCGGCGACGGGGAAATCACCGTCCTGGTAATTCGCCGACAGCGGTTAACAATCGCCGCCCCGGAATCGGCGCGGCGTCACGCGACCGTAACCGGACCGTCGCGCATCCCGGCGATCCGAAAATGATATTCATGCGGATTATCTGTAATGGATATAATGGTGGTATGACCGCCATGGCACCGTCGCGCACCGAACCCGATCTGTCCTACCTGCTGGACCGGACCAGCCATGTGCTGCGGACCAGGATGGCGGCGGCGCTGGCCGAGGTCGGCCTCACCGCGCGGATGCACTGTGCGCTGGTACACGCGCTCGAGGCGGAACGCACCCAGATCCAGCTCGCCGAACTCGGCGATATGGACAAGACCACGATGGTCAACACGATCGACGCCCTGGAACAGGCCGGGCTGGCGGAGCGCAAGCCGTCCAGCACCGATCGGCGGGCCCGGATCGTCGCGGTGACCCCGAAGGGCCGGCGGGTGGCCGAGCAGAGTCAGCGCCTCGTCGACGGCGTGCACCGCACCGCACTGGAGTCGCTGCCCGCCGACGAGCGCGCGGTGATGCTGCGGGCACTGACCCGGCTCACCGAGGGCGAACTGGCCGCCCCCGCCGAGACCCCGGTCGCCGCCCGCCGGGCCCGGCAGTCGTCGCGCTGACATTCGCGTCATCGGCACGGCCCGGAGGGCACTCGCCCGATGTGCGAGACCCGGCGCTACAGCCG from the Nocardia sp. BMG111209 genome contains:
- a CDS encoding MFS transporter, translated to MRVRNAARADDSGTRGLRTVVAASMAGTVVEWYEFFLYGTAATLVFSKVFFAKGGSDLDAVLDAFITYAIGFAARPIGGIVFGHFGDRYGRKSLLQVSLVLVGVSTFLMGCLPTYHQVGYLAPALLVILRFLQGFAVGGEWGGAVLLVAEHSPARGRGFWASWPQAGVPAGNMLATVVLLVLTSTLSDAAFLAWGWRVAFWLSAVVVLIGYYVRTKVTDAPIFVAAQRDAERIRDASFSALEVLRRYPRGVFTAMGLRFGENIMYYLVVTFSITYLKVHVKADTKVILWWLLAAHAVHFVVIPLVGRLSDRIGRRPVYLFGALATATWGFFAFPMMNSGHKPVIMAAIIVGLVFHAFMYAPQPAIMAEMFPTRMRYSGVSLGYQVTSIVAGSLAPIIAVKLLDTYGTYVPIAWYLAGAAVVTLVAVGFVRETRGADLAALDRIEPAPVEFTEVVAK
- a CDS encoding LysR family transcriptional regulator, whose product is MPNSAPDICENAEVITSPSPARRPSPDDLLVLLAVGRTGRFVSAAEELGINHTTISRRVAALEQTLGGRVLTRVTGGWELTDLGREALTAAEAVDAAVRSLTTDATGARILEGVVRISATDGFSAYIAAPAAAGVQRRHPRVAVEIITATRRASTQRSGLDLEVVVGRPKVHRAIATPLGDYCLGLYGSRDYLAAHPAPTGIDDLARHPLVYFIESMLQVDDLDLASSFAPAMRESVSSTNVFVHVEATRAAAGLGLLPCFMADRHPDLIRVLPTEVAVRLTYWLVGRPETLRRPEVSTVVEALHTTVREHADALLGIRD
- a CDS encoding MSMEG_0569 family flavin-dependent oxidoreductase, giving the protein MPEHRQVVVIGAGQAGLAMSRHLADRGIDHVVLERDTIAHEWRDGRWDNFTLVTPNWQCVLPGYRYEGPDPDGFMPRDEIYRWVRGYADTFDPPVREHVAVTAVTPAASGFDVETSSGPVHCDQVVVAVGGYHVPTVPRFAERLPATVTQLHSAQYRSADALPPGAVLVVGTGQSGAQIAEDLHLAGRQVHLAAGDAPRVARFYRGRDCVAWLQDMGHYDIPVEDQPGGLARRENTNHYVTGRDGGRDIDLRRFALEGMALYGRMIDFHSEQAHFAPTLQRSLDAADAVAEGIKDSIDAYIARSGIDAPTEPRYVPVWRPEQEIPAIDLGAHDITTVLWSVGFRTDYRWLRAGVFDGAGHPCHRRGVTAVPGLYFLGLPWLHTWGSGRFAAIARDAGHLADRIAVSARETAAA
- a CDS encoding carbon-nitrogen hydrolase family protein; this translates as MSETVISVAAAEFGRDLEQCYHTIGALIDEARARGSHLLVLPEACLGGYLTSLGGTDESEEARARRLRSLPPALALDGPELRRIAALAGDLVVTLGFCEADGDTRYNAAVTLTGDGILGSYRKVHQPLGENLCYAAGSEYRGFDTPIGRMGMQICYDKAFPEAARGLALDGAEIIASVSAWPTARTAAAERLEDDRWTQRFDIFDRARAVENQVIWVAANQAGRFGSLRFVCSAKIVGPGGEVLATTGTAPGLTTATVDVAEALRLARDGGMYNLRDRRPEVYGSVVQRYGVVGRPERETAHA
- a CDS encoding 3-hydroxybutyrate dehydrogenase, whose translation is MSATAGRSALVTGGGSGIGAACARALAAAGVAVTVADIDGAAAVAVAREIGGKPWEVDLLDVTALEELRLEVDILVNNAGVQTVGPLERFPPARFRNMLALMVEAPFLLIRAALPHMYGQGFGRVVNISSVHGLRASEFKSAYVTAKHALEGLSKVTALEGGARGVTSNCVNPGYVRTPLVDKQIAEQAEAHGIPEQEVLARVLLTESAIKRLIEPEEVAALVVWLSSAHAGMVTGSSYVMDGGWSAR
- a CDS encoding MSMEG_0565 family glycosyltransferase; translated protein: MRIALLTYSTKPRGGVVHTLNLAEALARAGTDVTVWTLGRGGDDAFFRPVDPAVTVRVVPFPPIEGEPVGPRILRSISLLHYAFPAHDYDIAHAQDCISANAVPHCVRTIHHLDRFTTPELARCHDRAVVQPYARICVSAAVAAEVEAGWGLRPTVIPNGVEYDRFAAAAGPAAAPARAAWWERLGRYVLAVGGIEPRKGSLDLLESFAILAREHPDLSLVFAGGETLFDYRDYRARFDTRATELGLNPIVLGPVPHPDLPALMAAATVLPFLSTKEGFGLAAMEALAAGIPVVARDLPVLREVFGDTVEYAANAPAAAAAMSRALHRDPVRIIHGRTVARGYDWDRAAAAHLACYARYAAARR
- a CDS encoding carbon-nitrogen hydrolase family protein; this encodes MTTIRIAAVAAHFGADIARSLDKLAAIIERLAADGVNLLVLPDATLGGYIGDLRHPDPASGPEALDPDGPEIRLLCRTAGDMVVCVGYAERAGDLRYNAAVCLTGDGVLGRHRKVHQPAGEHLAYAAGDRFSAFDTPVGRLGMLIDYDKTFPESARTLALDGARVIAALSAWPASITDRASRMPNDRQARLFDLYDQARAAENQVVLVSSNQTGVTGSLRFLGQAKVVGPGGEILARTWSKGGLAVCDVDVDAEVARARRVLRHLEERRTDAYHNLTSEKGAH
- a CDS encoding homoserine O-acetyltransferase; this encodes MGSPNGSTPDARLPGPNGQLGVVALGAVTLESGVVLPEVRLAVQRWGAVSPARDNVVLVEHALTGDSHVTGPAGPGHPSPGWWEGMVGPGAPLDTGRWCVLAANVLGGCRGSTGPSSLAPDGKPWGARFPIVTIRDQVTAEQRLAELLGIERFAAVVGGSMGGMRVLEWIIDAPHRVSAALVLAVGARATADQIGTQSTQIAAITADPDWQGGDYHGTGRIPLSGMGIARRIAHLSYRAEAELDHRFGNAVHGDDRPAARGRYAVDSYLAHQAAKLNARFDPGSYVALTEAMNRHDVGRGRGGIPAALASCPVPVLVAGIDSDRLYPVRTQAELAAALPQCAGFEVIGSHDGHDGFLTEIDRVGALVRTVLSLSAATA